A portion of the Mesobacillus boroniphilus genome contains these proteins:
- a CDS encoding C39 family peptidase, producing MRKAILPLIIMLAGCTGAESPPPESDPASGGKKQQTETQNSNENSESKVKLDAPHLSQLPELERGCEVTTLAMLLQHAGKDVGKMELSKEIDRVPFEKDGLKGHPAEGFVGNMKTLDEPGLGVYHGPVAKLGEEYLPGKILDLTGEEFSEVEKHVKDGRPVWVLVPSTFAVVPEKHWETWNTKKGKEKISYKWHSVLVTGFDDNNVYVNDPLGDKNDKLSKEEFVAGWEQFGKQAITYKP from the coding sequence TTGAGAAAAGCTATTTTACCATTGATCATCATGCTGGCGGGGTGCACTGGAGCTGAAAGTCCTCCTCCTGAATCGGACCCGGCCTCTGGAGGGAAAAAGCAACAAACTGAAACTCAGAACTCAAATGAAAATAGTGAATCAAAAGTGAAACTTGATGCGCCCCATCTATCCCAACTGCCTGAGTTAGAGCGAGGCTGTGAAGTTACGACACTGGCGATGCTATTACAGCATGCGGGCAAGGATGTTGGGAAGATGGAGCTATCAAAGGAAATCGACCGTGTTCCATTTGAAAAAGATGGGCTGAAAGGGCATCCAGCTGAGGGCTTTGTAGGCAATATGAAAACATTGGACGAACCTGGGCTTGGAGTCTATCATGGCCCTGTTGCAAAATTAGGAGAAGAATACCTGCCAGGTAAAATATTAGACCTGACCGGGGAAGAATTTAGCGAAGTAGAAAAACATGTTAAAGATGGCCGGCCCGTATGGGTGCTGGTACCAAGTACATTTGCCGTGGTACCAGAAAAACATTGGGAAACCTGGAATACCAAAAAAGGCAAAGAAAAGATCTCATACAAATGGCATTCGGTCTTGGTCACCGGTTTCGACGACAATAATGTATATGTAAACGATCCGCTTGGAGATAAAAACGATAAGCTCTCAAAAGAAGAGTTCGTAGCAGGCTGGGAGCAGTTCGGAAAACAGGCAATCACTTACAAACCATAA
- a CDS encoding spore coat protein — translation MGYQNPGREAVVQNINQNGNQTEAIMPMNQGLSNNHGGHELFDAHEVISGITCMLDQYLIYNQHIKDPELKTILQRQSAFVTQTYNTIVESFKTGQDPTIPTQQYEMTQNNDVIYGLKPGQPKKPMQSLNEISDEGISGFMLGQAKSMSSMLAMTALEMTNPVLRRVIADSVPNFIELSYEIFLYQNKHGYYQVPQLAQQDMDQMLTSYTQTNP, via the coding sequence ATGGGTTATCAGAATCCAGGGAGGGAAGCAGTAGTGCAAAACATTAACCAAAACGGCAATCAAACGGAAGCGATCATGCCAATGAATCAAGGTTTGTCAAACAATCATGGGGGACATGAGCTCTTTGATGCTCACGAGGTTATCAGTGGAATCACCTGTATGCTTGATCAATATCTAATATATAATCAGCATATAAAGGATCCCGAGTTAAAAACGATCCTGCAGCGTCAGTCTGCTTTTGTCACTCAAACATATAACACAATAGTCGAGAGTTTTAAAACAGGACAAGATCCAACCATACCGACTCAGCAATATGAAATGACCCAGAATAATGATGTTATATATGGACTTAAGCCTGGCCAGCCGAAAAAGCCTATGCAGTCACTTAATGAGATTTCTGATGAAGGCATATCCGGTTTTATGCTGGGACAGGCAAAATCGATGTCTTCCATGCTTGCAATGACTGCACTGGAGATGACAAATCCTGTGCTTCGACGTGTCATTGCGGACAGCGTTCCGAATTTCATTGAACTGAGCTATGAAATTTTCCTTTATCAAAACAAACATGGCTATTATCAGGTACCTCAATTGGCGCAGCAAGATATGGACCAAATGCTGACAAGCTACACCCAGACGAATCCCTAA
- a CDS encoding amino acid ABC transporter substrate-binding protein → MKRLSFLLLLILSTVLLISGCGGQENDDKVLQGNDATEEENSVLAKVEKEGKLLVGTEGTYPPFTFHDKDGNLTGFDVDIAKEVAKRLGVQAEFKETQWDAMFAGLDAKRFDMVANQVGIKPEREEKYLFSNPYITSTAVLIAHEENNELKGFEDLKGKKAAQSMTSNYADIARENGAEIVGVEGFNQAIELILSKRADATINESLSFLDFKKAKPDAKVKIIAESEDASKSGLMFRKDSDTLVEAVNGALADMIADGTYDKISLKWFGENVLE, encoded by the coding sequence ATGAAAAGACTTTCATTTTTACTTTTACTAATCCTTTCCACAGTTCTATTAATATCTGGATGCGGTGGGCAGGAGAATGATGATAAGGTTCTGCAAGGTAACGACGCAACTGAGGAAGAAAACTCGGTTCTTGCCAAGGTGGAAAAAGAAGGGAAACTTCTTGTGGGGACAGAGGGTACATATCCTCCATTTACTTTCCATGACAAGGACGGCAATTTAACAGGTTTTGATGTTGATATTGCAAAAGAAGTTGCCAAGAGACTAGGGGTTCAAGCGGAGTTCAAAGAAACTCAATGGGATGCAATGTTTGCTGGTCTTGATGCAAAGCGTTTTGATATGGTTGCAAACCAGGTGGGAATAAAGCCGGAAAGAGAAGAGAAGTATTTATTCTCTAACCCTTATATCACATCTACAGCAGTATTAATTGCTCATGAAGAAAATAATGAGTTGAAGGGTTTCGAAGATCTGAAAGGTAAAAAGGCGGCCCAGTCAATGACTAGCAACTATGCTGACATTGCAAGGGAAAACGGAGCAGAGATTGTTGGGGTTGAAGGCTTTAATCAGGCCATCGAACTAATTTTATCTAAACGCGCTGATGCAACTATTAATGAAAGTCTTTCGTTCCTTGATTTTAAAAAGGCAAAACCAGACGCAAAGGTCAAAATTATTGCAGAGAGCGAAGATGCTTCAAAAAGCGGTTTAATGTTCAGAAAAGACAGCGACACCCTTGTCGAAGCGGTGAATGGAGCACTTGCGGATATGATTGCTGACGGTACCTATGACAAAATTTCTTTGAAATGGTTTGGTGAAAATGTACTTGAATAA
- a CDS encoding amino acid ABC transporter permease encodes MYLNNILADPERLARLMEIAQNSVVPLLQGAIFYTIPLTLISFICGIGLAVLTALARISDVKILRMIARIYVSAIRGTPLLVQLFILFYGLPTIGLTLDPWPSAIIGFSLNVGAYASEIIRAAILSIPKGQWEAGYSIGMSSRQVLRRIIIPQAARVSIPPLSNTFISLVKDTSLASMILLTEMFRRAQEIATTNYEFLLLYTEAALIYWFICFILSIAQGRIENRLDRYVSR; translated from the coding sequence ATGTACTTGAATAATATATTGGCTGACCCTGAAAGGTTGGCAAGACTGATGGAAATTGCCCAAAATTCAGTTGTCCCCCTATTACAGGGGGCTATTTTTTATACAATCCCTTTAACACTGATATCCTTTATTTGCGGAATAGGATTAGCAGTTCTGACTGCACTAGCGAGGATTTCAGACGTAAAGATTCTACGGATGATTGCCAGGATCTACGTATCCGCGATAAGAGGGACACCTTTATTGGTGCAATTATTCATCTTGTTTTATGGTTTGCCTACTATCGGACTTACTCTGGATCCGTGGCCGTCTGCGATAATCGGTTTCAGCCTGAATGTTGGTGCCTATGCGTCTGAAATTATAAGAGCAGCCATTCTTTCTATACCTAAAGGCCAATGGGAGGCTGGATATTCCATCGGAATGAGCAGCAGGCAGGTATTAAGGAGAATTATTATCCCTCAGGCTGCAAGGGTATCCATTCCGCCATTATCCAATACTTTTATAAGTTTAGTAAAAGATACCTCACTTGCATCCATGATTCTTTTAACCGAAATGTTTCGGCGAGCACAGGAAATCGCGACTACAAATTATGAATTTCTTCTTCTCTATACTGAAGCGGCGCTTATTTACTGGTTTATCTGTTTTATCCTTTCAATTGCTCAGGGAAGAATTGAAAATCGACTGGACCGATATGTATCTCGCTAG
- a CDS encoding amino acid ABC transporter ATP-binding protein codes for MITIKGLKKSFDQLEVLKGLDLEIDKGKVVVIIGPSGSGKTTFLRCLNVLETPTEGKISIGGQKIDFSAKVSPKSISSFRRLTGMVFQGYNLFPHMTALENVMEGPVTVKKETKDKARQKAEFFLEKVGLSDKMDFYPFQLSGGQQQRVGIARALAMEPEVMLFDEPTSALDPELVGEVLKVMKDLANEGMTMVVVTHEMRFAQEAADEVIFMDGGVIVERGAPASIFTNPTADRTKQFLRMIQ; via the coding sequence ATGATCACCATTAAAGGTTTAAAGAAATCTTTTGACCAGCTGGAAGTATTAAAAGGACTTGACCTTGAGATTGACAAAGGTAAAGTGGTAGTCATTATTGGTCCATCAGGATCCGGCAAAACGACATTTCTGCGCTGCCTGAATGTCCTTGAAACACCAACAGAAGGCAAAATTTCTATTGGCGGGCAGAAGATTGACTTTTCAGCCAAAGTTTCACCAAAATCTATTTCATCGTTCAGACGTCTTACCGGTATGGTTTTTCAAGGATATAATCTGTTTCCTCATATGACGGCATTGGAGAATGTAATGGAAGGACCAGTAACCGTAAAAAAAGAAACGAAAGATAAGGCTCGCCAGAAAGCAGAATTCTTCCTGGAAAAAGTAGGACTTTCTGACAAAATGGATTTTTATCCATTTCAACTGTCAGGCGGCCAGCAGCAGCGTGTAGGTATCGCAAGGGCGCTAGCAATGGAACCAGAAGTGATGTTGTTTGACGAGCCAACATCTGCCCTGGATCCTGAGCTTGTTGGCGAAGTATTAAAGGTTATGAAGGATCTGGCAAACGAGGGCATGACAATGGTCGTTGTAACTCATGAAATGCGATTTGCCCAGGAAGCTGCTGATGAAGTAATTTTTATGGACGGCGGTGTTATCGTTGAACGGGGAGCACCTGCCAGCATTTTCACCAATCCAACAGCTGACCGTACAAAACAATTTTTGCGGATGATTCAGTAA
- a CDS encoding LrgB family protein: MTQITGEVFFCVIITIIVYLFCVHLHLKFRKGWLNPLFTASFLLIMVMLAFHVQKPAYEEGSIIFNHLLKLSVVSLAVPLYKQWTFLKKNYKKILTGVFGGTVVGTLSVIGMAQLFHLNQQLLASLIPKSVTLPIAITISNDLGGLSSITVCFVIISSLVPLTIGPKLFKYLRIRSKGARGLAMGLSAQMLGANRSLHWGEEEGAMGSIAMITSALFFSAIMPFLPLLLKI; encoded by the coding sequence ATGACCCAAATTACCGGAGAAGTTTTTTTCTGCGTGATCATCACTATAATAGTGTATTTGTTCTGTGTGCATCTGCACCTCAAATTTAGAAAAGGGTGGTTAAATCCTCTATTTACCGCTTCTTTCCTTCTTATAATGGTAATGCTTGCCTTCCATGTTCAAAAACCTGCTTACGAGGAGGGAAGTATTATATTTAATCATCTGCTAAAACTTTCAGTCGTTTCATTAGCTGTGCCGCTTTACAAGCAGTGGACTTTCCTAAAGAAAAATTATAAAAAAATCTTAACTGGCGTTTTTGGTGGCACAGTCGTTGGAACACTGTCTGTGATCGGCATGGCCCAATTATTTCATTTGAACCAACAGTTACTTGCCTCGCTGATCCCTAAATCTGTTACTCTTCCGATTGCAATCACCATCTCAAATGACCTTGGAGGACTCTCCTCCATCACAGTATGCTTTGTTATTATCTCAAGTCTCGTACCCCTGACTATTGGTCCCAAATTATTTAAATATTTAAGAATACGAAGTAAAGGCGCTAGGGGATTGGCAATGGGGTTATCCGCACAAATGTTAGGGGCAAATCGTTCCCTGCATTGGGGTGAAGAAGAAGGTGCAATGGGTAGCATAGCGATGATTACTTCAGCCTTATTTTTTTCCGCCATAATGCCGTTTCTGCCACTTTTATTGAAAATATAA
- a CDS encoding CidA/LrgA family protein codes for MGLSWILQVLIILGFLLLGYGIADVLHIPLPGSIVGMILLFISLVTGILKLSWIERVASFQLKHLTLLFIPPIVSLFLTSGLSDIFDWYVLIILIVSSIFSMLGTAFFAEWYEKLKRRDHK; via the coding sequence GTGGGGTTAAGTTGGATACTGCAGGTTCTGATCATCCTTGGGTTTCTTCTGCTCGGCTATGGAATAGCGGATGTATTACATATCCCATTACCTGGCAGTATTGTAGGCATGATTCTTCTTTTTATTTCCCTGGTAACGGGCATTCTGAAATTGTCGTGGATAGAGAGAGTGGCTTCCTTTCAATTGAAACATCTTACTTTGCTATTTATCCCTCCGATAGTAAGTCTTTTTTTAACCTCTGGATTGTCAGATATTTTCGATTGGTATGTCTTAATCATCTTGATTGTCAGCAGCATCTTCAGCATGTTAGGTACTGCTTTCTTTGCAGAATGGTATGAAAAATTGAAAAGGAGAGATCACAAATGA
- the brnQ gene encoding branched-chain amino acid transport system II carrier protein, whose protein sequence is MQQKIPFSTYALIGTMLFGMYFGAGNLIFPIQLGQLAGTNFWPALIGFLVTAIGLPFLGIMAIGLSGSTGLRDLASRVHPIFGVGFATILYLTIGPFFAIPRTATVPFVVGFEPYIDPGQAGIWLGVFSFAFFAIVYFFSLHPAKVMDYIGKYLTPAFLVFLFLLIGISVIKPMGSFGEANGTYTNLAFITGFKEGYNTMDALASLAFGIVVINAIKGQGITSTKDIARATWKSGIFAMALMMMIYGLITYMGASSVLAIGTFENGGQIFSAVAKHYFGPFGAILLAIIIVLACLKTSIGLITACSEFFHDLLPKVSYQRFVLLLCIVSFTIANFGLNNIIQFAVPVLMFLYPLAIILILLTLISPLFGNKHSVYSASIAMTFLVSFFDGYSALVASLPNIDISLFNSVTSIYKDYLPLYDIGLGWILPAFIGAVMGYILPRAQIPVKKYQKEL, encoded by the coding sequence ATGCAGCAAAAAATACCTTTTTCAACCTATGCCCTAATTGGGACCATGCTATTTGGTATGTACTTTGGAGCCGGGAATTTAATATTCCCTATCCAATTAGGACAGCTGGCAGGCACAAACTTCTGGCCAGCATTAATTGGCTTCCTGGTTACTGCCATCGGTCTCCCTTTTTTAGGCATAATGGCGATTGGCCTTTCGGGAAGCACGGGTTTGCGTGATTTAGCCAGCAGAGTGCATCCTATTTTTGGTGTCGGCTTTGCCACAATCCTTTACTTGACGATTGGACCCTTTTTCGCGATTCCACGGACCGCCACTGTTCCGTTCGTAGTTGGTTTTGAACCCTACATTGACCCAGGACAAGCTGGTATATGGCTAGGAGTTTTCAGTTTCGCCTTCTTTGCCATCGTTTATTTTTTCTCCCTGCATCCTGCGAAGGTCATGGACTACATTGGAAAATACCTAACACCCGCTTTTCTCGTATTTTTATTTTTATTAATTGGAATTTCCGTTATCAAGCCAATGGGCAGCTTTGGGGAAGCGAACGGTACTTATACAAATTTGGCTTTTATTACAGGATTCAAAGAGGGGTATAATACAATGGATGCCCTTGCATCACTGGCATTCGGGATTGTTGTCATAAATGCCATTAAAGGCCAAGGAATTACCAGCACCAAGGATATTGCCAGGGCTACATGGAAATCCGGCATCTTCGCAATGGCATTGATGATGATGATTTACGGACTTATAACGTATATGGGTGCATCTAGCGTATTGGCTATTGGAACATTCGAGAATGGCGGACAGATTTTTTCTGCAGTTGCCAAACACTATTTTGGGCCCTTCGGTGCAATCTTGCTTGCTATCATCATTGTGCTGGCATGTTTAAAAACAAGCATAGGGTTAATTACTGCCTGCAGCGAGTTTTTCCATGATCTATTACCAAAGGTTTCTTATCAAAGATTTGTGCTTCTTCTCTGCATCGTTTCGTTTACAATCGCAAACTTTGGTTTAAACAATATCATCCAATTCGCCGTACCGGTATTAATGTTCCTGTACCCTTTAGCAATCATCCTTATCCTGCTAACTCTAATATCGCCGCTTTTCGGCAATAAACATAGCGTATACTCCGCTTCAATAGCGATGACATTCTTGGTTAGTTTTTTTGATGGCTATAGCGCATTAGTGGCTAGCCTGCCGAATATAGATATTTCTTTATTCAACTCTGTAACGTCTATATACAAGGATTATCTTCCTCTATACGATATCGGCCTTGGATGGATCCTCCCTGCGTTCATTGGTGCGGTCATGGGTTATATTTTGCCTAGAGCTCAAATACCGGTAAAAAAATACCAAAAAGAACTGTAG
- the map gene encoding type I methionyl aminopeptidase, giving the protein MIAKTEEDFNGLKEIGRIVGLIREELVQKTVPGITTKELDEMAGALFEQHGAISAPKGEYNFPGYTCISVNEEVAHGIPGSRVVKEGDIVNIDVSGSKNGYFADTGISFVVGEGDPILTKLCETAVEAFEAGLKKAKPGSKKSGLGKAVMATARKNGLTVIKNLTGHGIGRTIHEAPDHIYNYNEPWDDELLKDGMVIAFEPFISTREEEVFQNDNDEWTYVTENSFVAQCEHTIILTKNGPIVITL; this is encoded by the coding sequence ATGATTGCGAAAACAGAAGAAGATTTTAACGGATTAAAAGAAATCGGCAGAATCGTGGGCTTGATTCGTGAGGAATTGGTCCAAAAGACAGTGCCTGGGATTACTACTAAGGAACTCGATGAAATGGCGGGTGCCTTGTTTGAACAACATGGTGCGATTTCTGCACCAAAAGGAGAATATAATTTCCCCGGCTATACATGTATTAGTGTTAACGAAGAGGTGGCACATGGGATTCCGGGAAGCCGTGTAGTGAAAGAAGGCGATATCGTTAATATAGATGTATCCGGTTCAAAAAATGGTTATTTTGCCGATACTGGAATTTCATTTGTCGTAGGCGAGGGAGATCCTATTTTGACCAAGCTATGCGAAACAGCTGTCGAAGCTTTTGAAGCAGGTTTGAAAAAAGCGAAGCCAGGCTCAAAAAAGAGCGGACTTGGCAAAGCTGTGATGGCAACTGCGAGAAAGAACGGACTAACTGTTATCAAAAACCTTACAGGTCACGGAATCGGCCGTACAATACACGAAGCACCTGACCATATTTACAATTATAATGAACCATGGGATGACGAGCTTCTGAAGGATGGCATGGTCATCGCTTTTGAACCATTCATCTCGACTCGTGAAGAGGAAGTTTTTCAAAATGATAACGATGAGTGGACATATGTAACTGAAAACAGCTTTGTAGCCCAATGCGAGCATACGATCATCCTTACAAAAAACGGACCGATTGTGATTACGTTATAG
- a CDS encoding ABC transporter permease: MVEPTKKEKFKKIKKTIISQKYLQTMALFGVVWMFIFNYIPMYGLIIAFKEYSIIKTVSEAPWVGLMQFKEFLQDENFWIVLKNTLGISLIKLIIGFPLPIIFALLLNELTSMKLKKAVQTISYLPHFISWVVLGGILTTWLADIGVINDILLGLGLISERTNFLAEPDNFWAIVILSDIWKELGWSAIIYLAAIAGVSPELYESSTIDGANRFQKMWHVTLPSIRPTITILFILAVSGVLNSNFDQILILRNSLNESASNVIDIYVYQMGLQNARYSYATAVGLLKAIIAFILLLSANKIVKKLNGTSLF, translated from the coding sequence ATGGTAGAGCCTACAAAAAAAGAAAAATTCAAAAAAATTAAAAAGACAATCATTTCTCAAAAGTATTTGCAGACGATGGCACTTTTCGGTGTAGTATGGATGTTCATCTTTAACTATATCCCAATGTATGGGTTAATCATCGCATTCAAGGAATACAGCATCATCAAGACAGTCTCAGAAGCACCATGGGTAGGATTGATGCAGTTTAAAGAATTCCTGCAGGATGAGAATTTCTGGATCGTCTTAAAAAACACACTTGGAATCAGCTTGATTAAATTAATCATCGGGTTCCCGCTTCCAATCATATTTGCTCTTTTGCTCAATGAACTTACATCAATGAAGCTTAAGAAAGCGGTTCAAACAATTTCTTACTTGCCGCACTTTATTTCATGGGTTGTACTTGGAGGTATTTTGACTACATGGCTGGCAGACATCGGAGTCATCAATGATATCCTGCTAGGATTGGGGTTGATCAGTGAGCGTACGAACTTCCTTGCAGAACCTGATAACTTCTGGGCTATCGTCATTCTCTCGGATATATGGAAAGAACTTGGATGGTCAGCAATCATTTATCTAGCAGCAATTGCTGGTGTTTCACCAGAGCTATACGAGTCATCAACGATTGACGGAGCAAATCGTTTCCAAAAGATGTGGCATGTCACATTGCCGTCGATTCGCCCGACAATCACAATTCTTTTCATCCTTGCTGTAAGCGGTGTCTTAAATTCAAACTTCGACCAGATCTTGATTCTGCGTAACTCGTTAAATGAGAGCGCTAGTAATGTAATTGATATTTATGTCTATCAGATGGGTCTGCAGAATGCCCGCTACTCATACGCAACAGCAGTCGGTTTATTGAAAGCAATCATTGCCTTCATCCTGCTCCTGTCTGCTAACAAGATTGTAAAGAAACTGAATGGAACATCTTTATTCTAA
- a CDS encoding carbohydrate ABC transporter permease — MEHLYSKGGEVVFKLFKRNRRTTSEYIFDNINILIMLFICAITIYPIWYVLVNSLNDGVDAMRGGIYWWPREFTLENYKAVFETPGIVTSFGVTIAKTVIGTITHVFFTAMVAYAISRRDLYGRNFYMLVGVITMFFSGGLIPYFLLIRDLGLFDNFLVYIIPTMFNFFHLIIFVSFFRELPTSLEEAAKIDGANDFMIFIKVIIPLSMPVIATIALFQGVYQWNDYFAGVIFVNNPDLQPIQTYLYKVVAESSSNQMMTNAAGSIATKTVTSQSIKLATMVVTTLPIMLVYPFLQKYFVKGMLIGSVKG, encoded by the coding sequence ATGGAACATCTTTATTCTAAGGGGGGTGAGGTTGTGTTTAAACTTTTTAAACGGAACCGGCGAACAACAAGCGAATACATCTTCGACAACATTAACATTCTCATCATGCTCTTTATATGTGCCATTACGATCTACCCAATCTGGTATGTTCTCGTCAATTCACTGAATGATGGTGTTGATGCAATGAGAGGCGGAATTTACTGGTGGCCGCGAGAGTTTACTTTAGAAAACTACAAGGCTGTTTTTGAAACGCCTGGTATTGTCACATCATTTGGCGTAACAATTGCCAAAACGGTTATCGGAACAATCACACACGTATTCTTTACAGCGATGGTTGCTTATGCCATATCGAGACGAGACCTTTACGGCAGGAACTTCTACATGCTGGTCGGTGTCATCACAATGTTTTTCAGCGGTGGATTGATTCCTTACTTTCTATTAATCAGGGATCTTGGTTTGTTTGATAACTTCCTTGTATATATCATTCCAACAATGTTTAACTTCTTCCATCTAATCATCTTTGTATCTTTCTTTAGGGAATTGCCAACTTCTCTGGAGGAAGCAGCAAAAATAGATGGAGCAAATGACTTTATGATCTTTATCAAAGTAATCATTCCGCTCTCAATGCCGGTTATCGCAACAATTGCATTATTCCAGGGCGTATATCAGTGGAATGACTATTTTGCAGGAGTCATCTTTGTTAATAACCCAGACCTGCAGCCAATCCAGACTTATCTATACAAGGTTGTTGCAGAATCCAGCTCCAACCAGATGATGACGAATGCAGCAGGATCGATTGCCACGAAGACGGTAACATCCCAGTCTATCAAGCTGGCAACGATGGTTGTAACCACACTTCCAATCATGTTAGTCTATCCATTCCTGCAAAAGTACTTTGTAAAAGGAATGCTGATTGGATCTGTAAAAGGTTGA
- a CDS encoding extracellular solute-binding protein: MRRKFFSKGFSLMLVLSLVLALFSGCSSKTNENASDEKDSDKPKATADAPGWQSNKEPITFDWYVNFSWFAHKWGDDDVSKYVTDKTGVSVNFISPAGNEAEKMNTMIASGKLPDFITIGWWEDAVKKMIEGELVLPLNELADQYDPYFYKVADGAKIEWYKQEDGNTYGYPNASSSPKDFDKYKDLKPSNQTFLVRKDMYEAIGSPDMSTPEGFLKALEAAKEKFPEVNGAPLIPFGLNEFTDVGNTSLEGYLQNFLNIPMEKDGKVYDRSQDPEYLAWLKTFREANDKGLLAKDIFIDKRPQMEEKISQGRYFAMLYQRSDLAAQQHALYAKDPNSVYIAVDGPANSKGDAPALAGDSISGWTVTLISKDVKDKERAIQFLTYMISEEGQMDLYMGKEGETYDMVNDKPEFKPEVLDLLNKDRAAFDQQYGASFKYWMLMDTNMSLAWAPPASEPFKQMEDWTKGKTVSYAEFDGISPTGTSAEGVAASKIAQEWGKTLPKLLLAKSDKEFDKIFEGFLKKRDSFGYEKVEKYQQEIYEKNKEKLDASK, encoded by the coding sequence ATGAGGAGAAAATTCTTTTCCAAAGGCTTTTCACTAATGCTTGTTCTATCATTGGTTTTAGCACTATTTTCAGGCTGTTCCAGCAAGACAAATGAAAACGCTTCCGATGAAAAGGACTCGGACAAACCAAAGGCGACAGCTGATGCTCCCGGCTGGCAATCCAACAAAGAACCTATTACGTTTGATTGGTATGTGAACTTTTCCTGGTTCGCGCATAAATGGGGCGACGATGATGTTTCTAAGTATGTAACGGATAAAACTGGTGTTTCAGTCAACTTTATCTCACCTGCTGGTAATGAAGCAGAAAAAATGAACACAATGATCGCATCTGGCAAACTTCCAGATTTCATTACCATTGGCTGGTGGGAAGATGCTGTTAAGAAGATGATTGAAGGCGAGCTTGTCCTTCCATTAAATGAACTTGCAGATCAATATGATCCATATTTTTATAAAGTAGCAGATGGCGCAAAGATCGAATGGTATAAGCAAGAAGATGGCAACACGTATGGCTACCCGAATGCTTCTTCTTCACCAAAGGATTTCGACAAATATAAAGACCTTAAGCCATCTAACCAGACATTCCTTGTAAGAAAGGATATGTATGAGGCAATTGGCAGCCCGGATATGAGCACACCTGAAGGATTCTTGAAAGCTCTTGAAGCTGCTAAGGAAAAATTCCCTGAAGTGAACGGTGCACCATTGATTCCATTCGGATTGAATGAATTTACTGATGTAGGAAACACTTCTCTTGAAGGCTATCTTCAAAACTTCCTGAATATCCCGATGGAAAAAGACGGAAAGGTTTATGACCGCAGCCAGGATCCTGAGTATCTTGCATGGTTAAAAACTTTCAGAGAAGCAAATGACAAAGGACTTCTTGCGAAGGACATCTTCATTGATAAGCGTCCGCAAATGGAAGAAAAGATTTCACAAGGCAGATACTTCGCGATGCTTTACCAGCGCAGTGACCTTGCAGCACAACAGCACGCATTGTATGCAAAAGATCCTAATTCAGTGTATATCGCAGTTGACGGACCAGCTAACTCAAAAGGAGATGCACCTGCATTGGCTGGTGACAGCATCTCGGGCTGGACTGTTACGTTGATTTCTAAAGACGTGAAAGACAAAGAAAGAGCAATTCAGTTCTTGACTTACATGATCAGTGAAGAAGGACAAATGGACCTTTACATGGGTAAAGAAGGCGAAACGTATGATATGGTGAACGATAAGCCTGAATTCAAGCCAGAGGTATTGGATCTATTGAACAAAGACCGTGCAGCATTTGACCAGCAGTATGGAGCTTCATTCAAATACTGGATGCTTATGGATACAAATATGAGCCTTGCCTGGGCACCTCCTGCTTCTGAACCATTTAAGCAAATGGAAGATTGGACAAAAGGAAAGACAGTCAGCTATGCGGAATTTGACGGCATCAGCCCGACTGGAACTTCTGCAGAAGGTGTAGCAGCAAGCAAGATTGCACAGGAATGGGGCAAGACACTTCCTAAACTTCTTTTAGCTAAATCCGATAAAGAATTTGATAAAATCTTTGAAGGATTCCTGAAGAAACGTGATTCTTTTGGCTATGAAAAAGTTGAAAAGTATCAGCAGGAAATTTATGAAAAGAACAAAGAGAAACTTGATGCATCAAAATAA